From the genome of Anopheles moucheti chromosome 3, idAnoMoucSN_F20_07, whole genome shotgun sequence, one region includes:
- the LOC128304350 gene encoding respirasome Complex Assembly Factor 1 yields the protein MVVKTANSDKASKTKQSHIASVWNRAIKPNSEWAEKDDFLDVVYWARQVLSILIGIVMGLIPLKGFVALALFALLNCGAVYLYSTSFQNIDEDAYGGMWEVVKEGFMTSFACFLVTWIIFYTGIHFDSVVIEKSL from the exons atggTAGTTAAAACAGCCAATTCCGACAAAGCATCGAAGACCAAACAGTCTCACATCGCTTCAGTGTGGAACCGTGCTATCAAACCCAATTCGGAATGGGCTGAAAAG GATGATTTTCTGGATGTAGTATACTGGGCCCGGCAGGTGCTAAGCATTCTAATTGGAATAGTAATGGGTCTCATTCCACTGAAAGGATTCGTTGCGCTTGCTTT GTTTGCCTTGCTGAACTGTGGTGCCGTTTATCTGTACAGCACCAGCTTCCAGAACATTGACGAGGACGCGTACGGTGGCATGTGGGAAGTGGTGAAGGAAGGGTTCATGACATCTTTCGCGTGCTTTTTGGTCACGTGGATTATTTTCTACACCGGCATCCATTTCGATAGCGTTGTAATAGAGAAGAGTCTTTAG
- the LOC128303214 gene encoding 39S ribosomal protein L52, mitochondrial, with protein sequence MPVLKNVLFLRSFHKGVQSARGAAVLNVERKKCVRNPNKSSPLTHLPDYTYMDGRVTPFGSNQKKRIIQQREIAKQIVTLSKEVDFAVERHNRQLAEAEETTRKQLGEKLKPKGHLLLKKT encoded by the exons ATGCCGGTGCTTAAAAATGTACTGTTTTTACGATCTTTCCATAAAG GAGTCCAATCTGCTCGTGGTGCCGCTGTCTTGAatgtggaaaggaaaaaatgtgTTCGTAATCCAAACAAATCCAGTCCGCTCACACATCTTCCCGATTACACCTATATGGATGGGCGTGTGACACCCTTTGGG TCCAACCAGAAGAAAAGGATTATTCAACAGCGAGAAATTGctaaacaaatcgtaacgctttCGAAAGAGGTAGACTTTGCCGTAGAACGACACAATCGACAGTTGGCGGAGGCAGAAGAAACCACACGAAAGCAGTTGGGTGAAAAGTTGAAACCCAAGGGTCATTTATTACTAAAGAAAACGTAA
- the LOC128300995 gene encoding uncharacterized protein LOC128300995: MNGYTDLPTNMENSRNCLRRIARHDDQEFSKQSILNAMDKFVRNVNTMDETILVPCRLMDCKVGDATDTVPAAPKAQHHGAHHGKKSNRASIRETLNTSELFALYNMLKVVKVDLLWGRQDAEDSVEESVVMGCATKSSTSSKGNSNNTDTTGTNNSTANSTNSSSSSNTATDVTTSTNSSTGSTGSTVTGSEKVVDANSSPAPMAAQSAKGHNRRPSTVSVASSNSASTLSDSDSETSAENDSGIESEGNQEQDRSAELAKQFRTHLIGLYRSLEQMSEAANYLTARYQSDVGPV; the protein is encoded by the exons ATGAACGGTTACACGGATCTGCCCACAAACATGGAAAACAGCCG AAACTGCTTGCGACGGATCGCTCGACACGATGACCAGGAGTTCTCTAAACAAAGTATATTGAATGCCATGGATAAGTTTGTCCGAAACGTAAACACCATGGACGAAACGATACTGGTACCATGCAGGTTAATGGATTGCAAG GTTGGTGATGCAACAGATACCGTGCCAGCCGCACCGAAAGCACAACACCACGGAGCACATCACGGCAAGAAGTCGAACCGTGCGTCGATACGCGAAACCCTAAACACTTCAGAACTGTTCGCACTGTACAACATGCTGAAGGTGGTGAAAGTGGATTTGCTTTGGGGACGCCAGGATGCGGAAGACAGTGTCGAGGAGTCGGTGGTAATGGGTTGTGCGACGAAGAGCTCGACCTCGTCCAAGGGTAACAGCAATAACACTGACACCACCGGCACGAACAACTCCACCGCAAATAGCactaacagcagcagcagcagcaatacagCCACGGACGTGACCACGAGCACCAACAGCAGTACCGGATCCACCGGCAGCACGGTGACCGGAAGCGAAAAGGTGGTCGATGCGAACAGCAGTCCCGCTCCGATGGCGGCGCAATCGGCAAAGGGTCACAATCGACGCCCGAGCACGGTATCGGTCGCATCCTCCAACTCGGCGAGCACGCTGAGCGATTCCGACAGCGAAACGTCGGCGGAAAACGATTCCGGTATCGAGTCGGAAGGTAACCAAGAGCAGGACCGTAGCGCCGAGCTTGCCAAACAGTTTCGCACGCATCTGATCGGCCTGTACCGGTCGCTAGAGCAGATGAGTGAAGCCGCCAACTATCTGACGGCACGGTATCAGAGCGATGTCGGGCCGGTTTAG
- the LOC128303213 gene encoding uncharacterized protein F13E9.13, mitochondrial gives MSRFLALFAKPFPIIGMVHVKALPGTPLYQGNMESIISAVRAEATIYRECGVDGLLVENMHDIPYIRPADGVGPEITAAMSRVALAVRETAPDIPCGVQILAGCNREALAVAKVSQLQFVRAEGFVFGHMADEGFTDACAGSLLRYRKQIDADDVLVITDIKKKHSSHAITGDVSIAETAHAAEFFLSDGLIVTGSSTGSSAERSDLEALQGNTTLPLIIGSGLTLDNLPNYWTLAHAAIVGSHFKVNGHWSAELCRTRVQSFMKGVETLRRQQPS, from the exons ATGTCCCGATTTTTAGCTCTTTTCGCTAAACCATTTCCCATCATTGGAATGGTTCACGTGAAAGCATTACCAG GAACTCCTCTGTACCAGGGAAACATGGAAAGCATTATCAGTGCAGTGCGTGCCGAAGCGACCATTTATCGGGAATGCGGCGTG GATGGACTGTTGGTTGAAAACATGCATGACATTCCCTACATTCGACCGGCCGACGGTGTCGGTCCGGAAATTACCGCTGCAATGAGCCGAGTAGCGCTGGCAGTACGTGAAACGGCACCGGACATACCGTGTGGAGTGCAAATTCTTGCGGGCTGCAATCGCGAAGCACTGGCCGTGGCAAAAGTGTCCCAGTTGCAATTTGTACGCGCAGAAGGCTTCGTTTTCGGTCACATGGCCGACGAAGGTTTTACGGATGCGTGTGCTGGGTCTTTGCTGCGATATCGTAAACAGATCGATGCGGATGATGTACTCGTGATAACAGATATCAAGAAAAAGCATAG TTCTCATGCCATTACGGGTGATGTATCGATAGCGGAAACGGCACATGCGGCTGAATTCTTTCTATCCGATGGCTTAATCGTAACCGGAAGCTCTACAGGTTCTAGTGCCGAACGGAGCGATCTGGAAGCTCTACAAGGGAATACCACTTTACCACTCATCATCGGTTCGGGCCTAACGCTTGATAACTTACCCAACTATTGGACACTAGCACACGCAGCAATTGTTGGTTCCCATTTCAAGGTAAACGGGCATTGGAGTGCGGAGCTGTGCCGGACACGTGTGCAATCTTTCATGAAAGGTGTAGAAACGCTTCGTCGTCAACAGCCGAGCTAA